In Microbacterium lushaniae, the following are encoded in one genomic region:
- a CDS encoding isopenicillin N synthase family dioxygenase — MSDLNLPVLDLSLLDQGPQAAARFRDDLRAATHDVGFFYLTGTGVTPELEARLLQGAKDFFALPEADKLAIENVQSPHFRGYTRVGGERTQGKVDWREQIDVGPEREPVTDADAPDYARLIGPNLWPDAQPELREIVSEWHDHLTGVARKLLRAWALSLGAEESYFDRHFGEPQTLIKIVRYPGKEDPWAQGVGAHKDSGVLTLLWVEPGKGGLQVQRDGEWVDAPPVPGAFVVNIGELLEYATQGYLTATNHRVISPRYPDERISVPFFFNPALDARLPIIELPAELATQARGVTDDPDNPIHATYGENALKSRLRAHPDVAAIHHPDLAAARTATP; from the coding sequence ATGTCCGACCTCAACCTCCCCGTGCTGGATCTGTCCCTCCTCGACCAGGGTCCGCAGGCCGCGGCGCGCTTCCGCGACGACCTGCGCGCCGCCACCCACGACGTGGGTTTCTTCTACCTCACCGGCACGGGCGTCACCCCCGAGCTGGAGGCTCGGCTCCTGCAGGGCGCGAAGGACTTCTTCGCCCTCCCCGAGGCGGACAAGCTCGCGATCGAGAACGTCCAGAGCCCCCACTTCCGGGGATACACCCGTGTCGGCGGAGAACGCACGCAGGGCAAGGTCGACTGGCGCGAGCAGATCGACGTCGGCCCCGAGCGCGAGCCGGTGACGGATGCGGACGCGCCGGACTACGCGCGCCTGATCGGGCCCAACCTGTGGCCCGACGCCCAGCCGGAGCTGCGGGAGATCGTCAGCGAATGGCACGACCACCTCACCGGCGTCGCCCGCAAGCTGCTGCGGGCGTGGGCGCTGTCACTGGGGGCGGAGGAGTCGTACTTCGACCGCCACTTCGGTGAGCCCCAGACCCTCATCAAGATCGTCCGCTACCCCGGCAAGGAGGACCCGTGGGCCCAGGGCGTCGGTGCCCATAAGGACTCGGGCGTGCTCACCCTGCTGTGGGTCGAGCCGGGCAAGGGCGGCCTGCAGGTGCAGCGCGACGGCGAATGGGTGGATGCTCCGCCGGTGCCCGGCGCGTTCGTGGTGAACATCGGGGAGCTGCTCGAGTACGCCACGCAGGGTTACCTCACCGCGACCAACCACCGCGTGATCTCCCCGCGCTACCCCGACGAGCGCATCTCGGTGCCGTTCTTCTTCAACCCGGCGCTGGACGCGCGCCTGCCGATCATCGAGCTGCCCGCCGAGCTCGCCACCCAGGCGCGCGGTGTCACCGACGACCCGGACAACCCGATCCACGCCACCTACGGCGAGAACGCCCTGAAGTCGCGGCTGCGCGCCCACCCCGACGTGGCCGCGATCCACCACCCCGACCTGGCGGCCGCCCGCACCGCCACCCCCTGA
- a CDS encoding alpha/beta fold hydrolase — protein MTTLDDAVQRDHALSDLDWRQLPVGAVSDVFAAPSGGLARVAMGSGERGRVVLVPGATGSKEDFTLMLPLLAEAGYRVEAFDLAGQYESYRAGPERLSPPRRHYDYDLFVEDLIAVLEDGATPAHVLGYSFAGLVGQIALARRSDLFASLTLLSTPPATGNVFRGIKRIGRLTPLATPRRGATLMLWGIRNNLNGVPPRRLAFVRERFALTRRESVDDMVDLMMHMPDVVDELRDAGVPLLSAVGKHDLWPTGQHRAYAVRIGARFAVYDTGHSPCETAPHQVVHDMLELFATA, from the coding sequence ATGACCACCCTCGACGATGCCGTGCAGCGCGACCACGCGCTGTCCGATCTCGACTGGCGACAACTGCCGGTCGGAGCCGTCAGCGATGTCTTCGCGGCGCCCAGCGGCGGACTGGCCCGCGTGGCGATGGGATCGGGGGAGCGAGGCCGCGTCGTGCTCGTTCCGGGGGCGACCGGCTCCAAAGAGGACTTCACCCTCATGCTGCCGCTGCTGGCGGAGGCGGGATACCGCGTCGAGGCGTTCGACCTCGCCGGCCAGTACGAGTCCTACCGGGCCGGCCCCGAGCGGCTGTCGCCGCCGCGGCGGCACTACGACTACGACCTCTTCGTCGAGGATCTGATCGCGGTGCTCGAAGACGGCGCCACACCCGCCCACGTGCTGGGCTACTCCTTCGCCGGGCTCGTCGGGCAGATCGCGCTCGCGCGGCGCAGCGACCTGTTCGCGTCGCTGACCCTGCTGTCCACGCCCCCCGCCACCGGCAACGTCTTCCGCGGCATCAAGCGCATCGGACGACTGACCCCCCTGGCCACGCCGCGCCGTGGCGCGACGCTCATGCTGTGGGGCATCCGCAACAACCTCAACGGCGTGCCGCCGCGCCGGCTGGCGTTCGTCCGCGAGCGGTTCGCCCTGACCCGGCGCGAGAGCGTCGATGACATGGTCGATCTGATGATGCACATGCCCGATGTGGTGGATGAGCTGCGGGATGCGGGGGTGCCGCTGCTGTCCGCGGTCGGGAAGCACGACCTGTGGCCGACGGGGCAGCACAGGGCCTATGCGGTGCGCATCGGCGCGCGCTTCGCCGTCTACGACACCGGCCACAGCCCCTGCGAGACCGCTCCGCACCAGGTCGTGCACGACATGCTGGAGCTGTTCGCCACCGCGTGA
- a CDS encoding DMT family transporter yields the protein MAAPPLVRTPSPLAVSVQFVLAGIVWGASFLFIAVALTGMTPAQVVWSRLVFGGVVLAAIVLIRRERVPRSPRVWAHLGVVAMTFCIIPYLLFAWAQQYVTSSLASIFNATTPLMTALMAWAAFRVERLHAGQLAGIGIGVAGVILIIAPGADLGAESTIAQVAILGATACYGFSLAYMRRFLATTGLSGIALAGGYIGIGAAVMLVLSPVVFLEPVRWDPWVLISVVLLGCLGTGFAYIWNQNTLAAWGPTRASTVTYITPVVGVILGIAVLGETLSWNEPAGAVIVVLGILLVQERIRLRPRSVV from the coding sequence GTGGCTGCTCCCCCGCTCGTGCGCACCCCCTCGCCGCTCGCGGTGAGCGTGCAGTTCGTCCTCGCCGGCATCGTGTGGGGGGCGAGCTTCCTGTTCATCGCCGTCGCGCTGACCGGGATGACCCCGGCGCAGGTCGTGTGGTCGCGGCTCGTGTTCGGAGGCGTCGTGCTCGCGGCGATCGTGCTCATCCGTCGCGAGCGGGTCCCACGCTCGCCGCGCGTGTGGGCGCACCTCGGCGTCGTGGCGATGACCTTCTGCATCATCCCTTATCTGCTGTTCGCGTGGGCCCAGCAGTACGTCACATCGAGCCTTGCCAGCATCTTCAACGCCACGACACCGCTCATGACCGCCCTCATGGCGTGGGCGGCGTTCCGCGTCGAGCGGCTGCACGCGGGCCAGCTCGCCGGCATCGGCATCGGTGTGGCAGGGGTGATCCTGATCATCGCCCCCGGCGCGGACCTGGGTGCGGAGAGCACCATCGCGCAGGTCGCGATCCTCGGAGCCACCGCGTGCTACGGATTCAGCCTGGCATACATGCGACGCTTCCTCGCCACCACGGGGCTGTCGGGGATCGCGCTGGCCGGCGGGTACATCGGCATCGGGGCGGCGGTCATGCTCGTGCTCTCGCCGGTGGTCTTCCTCGAGCCCGTGCGCTGGGACCCGTGGGTTCTGATCAGCGTCGTGCTGCTGGGATGCCTCGGCACCGGCTTCGCCTACATCTGGAATCAGAACACGCTCGCGGCCTGGGGGCCGACGCGGGCCTCGACTGTGACGTACATCACGCCCGTGGTCGGGGTGATCCTCGGCATCGCCGTGCTCGGCGAGACCCTCTCGTGGAACGAGCCGGCCGGCGCGGTCATCGTGGTGCTGGGCATCCTGCTCGTGCAGGAGCGGATCCGGTTGCGCCCGCGCAGCGTCGTGTGA
- a CDS encoding MFS transporter, with amino-acid sequence MLQRDHLVDLRPLRTPAFARLWVGSALAGLGGQLTVVAVMLHVYELTGDTFAVAMIAVAGLLPMIVAGLYGGMLADSFDRRSVALIAASVTFASTVLLSVLAWTGGETVWWLYALSVVNSAANSVVMATRAAIVPRLIPREQLPAAAALQGISAGIMVMGGPALAGLLVAFTGYAWTYTIDVVLMLGLFLGLWTLPKIAPEGDVVKAGLESLRDGWRFLRRAPNIRLQFVLDIVAMTFGQPLALFPAIGAVLLGGGAITTGALTSAIAGGVLLSSLFSGPVGRVRRQGLGIERAILVYGAAMLLFALVLVAAALGAFAPDRVDAESANMPLIVAGMIALALAGAADNVSAIFRSTMLQAAVPDSIRGRLQGVFIVVVAGGPRLGALYAGALAAVTTLWFPPLLGGFVILALVGVLVRLNPRFRHYDAAHPVP; translated from the coding sequence ATGCTGCAGCGAGATCATCTCGTCGATCTCCGTCCCCTGCGCACACCCGCCTTCGCACGGCTGTGGGTGGGGTCCGCACTGGCGGGCCTGGGCGGCCAGCTCACGGTGGTGGCCGTCATGCTGCACGTGTACGAGCTCACCGGCGACACCTTCGCCGTCGCCATGATCGCCGTCGCCGGGCTGCTCCCGATGATCGTCGCCGGCCTGTACGGCGGGATGCTGGCTGACTCCTTCGACCGCCGCTCCGTGGCCCTGATCGCCGCGTCGGTGACCTTCGCGTCGACCGTGCTGCTGTCGGTGCTGGCGTGGACCGGGGGCGAGACGGTGTGGTGGCTGTACGCGCTGAGCGTGGTCAACTCCGCGGCCAATTCGGTGGTCATGGCCACGCGCGCGGCGATCGTGCCTCGTCTGATCCCCCGCGAGCAGCTCCCCGCCGCCGCCGCACTGCAGGGCATCTCCGCCGGCATCATGGTCATGGGCGGCCCCGCCCTCGCCGGGCTCCTGGTGGCCTTCACCGGGTACGCCTGGACGTACACCATCGACGTCGTGCTCATGCTGGGGCTCTTCCTCGGCCTGTGGACGCTCCCGAAGATCGCCCCCGAGGGCGACGTCGTCAAGGCCGGCCTGGAGTCGCTGCGCGATGGCTGGCGGTTCCTGCGCCGGGCGCCCAACATCCGTCTGCAGTTCGTCCTCGACATCGTCGCCATGACGTTCGGCCAGCCCCTCGCGCTGTTCCCCGCGATCGGGGCGGTGCTGCTGGGCGGAGGCGCGATCACCACGGGCGCGCTGACCTCCGCCATCGCGGGGGGCGTGCTGCTGTCGAGCCTGTTCTCCGGGCCGGTCGGACGCGTGCGCCGACAGGGCCTGGGCATCGAGCGGGCGATCCTCGTGTACGGCGCGGCGATGCTGCTGTTCGCCCTCGTGCTCGTGGCCGCTGCCCTCGGCGCGTTCGCCCCCGACCGCGTCGACGCCGAGTCGGCGAACATGCCCCTCATCGTCGCGGGGATGATCGCGCTGGCCCTGGCAGGCGCGGCCGACAACGTCAGCGCCATCTTCCGCTCCACCATGCTCCAGGCCGCCGTTCCCGACAGCATCCGCGGGCGCCTCCAGGGCGTGTTCATCGTCGTCGTCGCCGGCGGACCGCGCCTGGGCGCGCTGTACGCGGGGGCGCTCGCAGCCGTGACGACGCTGTGGTTCCCGCCGCTGCTGGGCGGGTTCGTGATCCTGGCCCTGGTGGGCGTGCTCGTGCGCCTGAACCCCCGCTTCCGCCACTACGACGCCGCCCATCCCGTGCCCTGA
- a CDS encoding polyribonucleotide nucleotidyltransferase → MEGPEITAAEAVLDNGRFGTRTVRFETGRLAQQAQGAVAAYLDEETMLLSATSAGKHPREGFDFFPLTVDVEERSYAAGKIPGSFFRREGRPSTEAILVCRLIDRPLRPSFVEGLRNEVQIVVTVLSIAPGEFYDALAINAASLSTQISGLPFSGPIAGVRLALMPGSGEQADQWIAFPTAAQLEEAVFDLIVAGRVVTDADGKDDVAIMMVEAEATESSWNLIKAGATKPNEQVVAEGLEAAKPFLKELVAAQNVVANTAAKPIKEFPVFLPYSKETYDFVAGLAYDKLVPIYQIADKVQRQDADDTLKDAVKAELLAAVEAGDLPAVATLEFSAAYKAVTKLIVRSRILTEGVRMDGRGLADIRPLDAEVQVIPRVHGSAIFQRGETQILGVTTLNMLKMEQQIDSLSPVTHKRYMHHYNFPPYSTGETGRVGSPKRREIGHGFLAERALVPVLPSREEFPYAIRQVSEALSSNGSTSMGSVCASTLSLLNAGVPLRAPVAGIAMGLVSDEVDGQTRYAALTDILGAEDALGDMDFKVAGTSDFVTAIQLDTKLDGIPSSVLTAALQQAHEARITILNVLNSAIDAPDEMAPTAPRVISVQIPVDKIGELIGPKGKTINAIQDATGADISIEEDGTVYIGATDGPSAEAARAQVNAIANPTNPEIGEQFLGTVVKIATFGAFISLVPGKDGLLHVSEVRKLAGGKRVENVEDVLSVGQKILVRITKIDDRGKLSLEPVTEESAASDEPAESATEAPAQV, encoded by the coding sequence TTGGAAGGTCCAGAAATCACCGCAGCCGAAGCCGTTCTCGACAACGGCCGATTCGGCACCCGCACCGTCCGGTTCGAGACCGGTCGTCTCGCGCAGCAGGCGCAGGGCGCCGTCGCCGCCTACCTCGACGAGGAGACGATGCTCCTCTCGGCCACCAGCGCCGGCAAGCACCCGCGTGAAGGCTTCGACTTCTTCCCGCTGACCGTCGACGTCGAAGAGCGCTCGTACGCCGCCGGCAAGATCCCCGGCTCGTTCTTCCGCCGCGAGGGCCGCCCCTCCACCGAGGCGATCCTGGTGTGCCGTCTGATCGACCGTCCGCTGCGTCCGTCCTTCGTCGAGGGCCTGCGCAACGAGGTCCAGATCGTCGTCACGGTGCTCTCCATCGCGCCCGGCGAGTTCTACGACGCCCTGGCCATCAACGCCGCGTCGCTGTCCACCCAGATCTCGGGTCTGCCGTTCTCCGGCCCGATCGCCGGTGTGCGCCTGGCGCTCATGCCCGGCTCCGGCGAGCAGGCCGACCAGTGGATCGCGTTCCCCACCGCCGCGCAGCTGGAGGAGGCCGTCTTCGACCTCATCGTCGCCGGCCGTGTCGTCACCGATGCCGACGGCAAGGACGATGTCGCGATCATGATGGTCGAGGCCGAGGCCACCGAGAGCAGCTGGAACCTCATCAAGGCCGGCGCGACCAAGCCGAACGAGCAGGTCGTGGCCGAAGGCCTGGAGGCGGCGAAGCCGTTCCTCAAGGAGCTCGTCGCCGCGCAGAACGTCGTGGCCAACACCGCGGCCAAGCCGATCAAGGAGTTCCCGGTCTTCCTGCCCTACAGCAAGGAGACGTACGACTTCGTGGCGGGCCTCGCGTACGACAAGCTCGTGCCGATCTACCAGATCGCCGACAAGGTCCAGCGACAGGACGCCGATGACACGTTGAAGGATGCCGTCAAGGCGGAGCTTCTCGCAGCCGTCGAGGCGGGCGACCTGCCCGCCGTGGCGACGCTGGAGTTCTCGGCCGCCTACAAGGCGGTCACCAAGCTCATCGTGCGCAGCCGCATCCTCACCGAGGGCGTCCGCATGGACGGCCGCGGCCTCGCCGACATCCGTCCGCTGGATGCGGAGGTGCAGGTCATCCCGCGCGTTCACGGCTCGGCGATCTTCCAGCGCGGCGAGACCCAGATCCTGGGCGTCACCACGCTGAACATGCTCAAGATGGAGCAGCAGATCGACTCGCTGTCGCCTGTGACGCACAAGCGCTACATGCACCACTACAACTTCCCGCCGTACTCGACCGGTGAGACCGGTCGAGTGGGCAGCCCCAAGCGTCGCGAGATCGGGCACGGCTTCCTCGCCGAGCGCGCGCTCGTCCCCGTGCTGCCCAGCCGCGAGGAGTTCCCCTACGCGATCCGTCAGGTCTCCGAGGCCCTCAGCTCCAACGGTTCCACCTCGATGGGCTCGGTGTGCGCCTCGACTCTCTCGCTGCTGAACGCGGGTGTGCCGCTGCGCGCGCCCGTCGCCGGCATCGCGATGGGTCTGGTCTCGGACGAGGTCGACGGCCAGACGCGCTACGCCGCGCTGACCGACATCCTCGGCGCCGAAGACGCCCTGGGTGACATGGACTTCAAGGTGGCCGGTACGAGCGACTTCGTCACCGCCATCCAGCTCGACACCAAGCTCGACGGCATCCCGTCGTCGGTGCTGACCGCCGCGCTGCAGCAGGCCCACGAGGCGCGGATCACGATCTTGAACGTGCTCAACTCCGCGATCGACGCGCCGGATGAGATGGCCCCGACCGCGCCCCGCGTGATCAGCGTCCAGATCCCCGTCGACAAGATCGGTGAACTGATCGGCCCCAAGGGCAAGACGATCAACGCGATCCAGGACGCCACGGGTGCCGACATCTCCATCGAGGAGGACGGCACGGTCTACATCGGTGCCACCGACGGCCCCTCGGCCGAGGCCGCCCGCGCACAGGTGAACGCGATCGCGAACCCCACCAACCCGGAGATCGGCGAGCAGTTCCTCGGAACCGTCGTGAAGATCGCGACCTTCGGTGCGTTCATCTCGCTGGTGCCCGGCAAGGACGGCCTGCTGCACGTCAGCGAGGTGCGCAAGCTCGCCGGCGGAAAGCGCGTGGAGAACGTCGAAGACGTGCTCTCGGTCGGTCAGAAGATCCTCGTGCGCATCACGAAGATCGACGATCGCGGCAAGCTGTCGCTCGAGCCGGTGACCGAAGAGTCCGCCGCGTCCGACGAGCCAGCCGAGAGCGCGACCGAGGCGCCCGCCCAGGTCTGA
- a CDS encoding CE1759 family FMN reductase: MAVRRIAVVTAGLSNPSSTRMLADRLAAASVSALRATTTTADPDGIEAEVDVFELRDYAHDITNNLLTGFAAPGLESMVNAVVSADAIIAVTPIFSTSYSGLFKSFIDILDPDALTGVPVLLGANAGTARHSLAIDYALRPLFTYLHANPVPTGVFAASGDWGAGEDEVAPLGARVDRAARELAAAVAARTAVRDEDPYDPASYLGEGRSFGHLLGGLAGE; the protein is encoded by the coding sequence ATGGCCGTTCGCCGGATCGCCGTCGTGACGGCGGGACTGTCCAACCCCTCGTCCACTCGCATGCTCGCCGACCGCCTGGCCGCCGCATCCGTGTCCGCCCTGCGCGCCACGACGACGACGGCGGACCCGGACGGCATCGAGGCGGAAGTCGACGTGTTCGAGCTGCGCGACTACGCGCACGACATCACGAACAACCTCCTCACCGGTTTCGCCGCGCCGGGCCTCGAGTCCATGGTCAACGCCGTCGTGTCGGCGGACGCGATCATCGCGGTCACGCCGATCTTCTCCACGAGCTACTCGGGCCTGTTCAAGTCGTTCATCGACATCCTCGACCCCGACGCCCTCACCGGTGTCCCCGTCCTGCTCGGCGCGAACGCGGGCACGGCGCGGCACTCGCTCGCGATCGACTACGCGCTGCGACCGCTGTTCACGTACCTGCACGCCAACCCGGTGCCCACCGGCGTGTTCGCCGCATCCGGTGACTGGGGTGCCGGCGAGGACGAAGTGGCGCCGCTGGGCGCACGCGTCGACCGGGCTGCCCGCGAACTCGCCGCGGCGGTCGCCGCGCGCACTGCGGTGCGCGACGAGGACCCGTACGACCCCGCGTCGTACCTGGGGGAGGGTCGCTCCTTCGGGCATCTGCTCGGCGGGCTCGCGGGGGAGTAG
- a CDS encoding fructosamine kinase family protein encodes MVKERADAPPGFFEAEAAGLRWLAAAGGVRVARVLSVSPGRIELERIPGGRADAVAAAAFGRALAGTHAAGAAAFGAPPEGWSGPNFIGRRRQSAEPTATWGAFYAAQRVLPFLAPAVAAGNLRPEDAATVQRACAVVAAGAFDDDEEPARVHGDLWNGNVLWSGEEVVLIDPAAHGGHRETDLAMLDLFGCPFLDVIRDAYDARAPLRAGWEDRIPVHQLHPLAVHAAGHGPSYGRALTEAAVHTLALAG; translated from the coding sequence ATCGTCAAGGAACGCGCCGACGCGCCGCCGGGATTCTTCGAAGCCGAGGCGGCGGGACTGCGGTGGCTCGCCGCAGCCGGGGGCGTGCGCGTGGCGCGGGTGCTGTCGGTGAGCCCGGGGCGCATCGAGCTGGAGCGCATCCCCGGCGGGCGGGCGGATGCGGTGGCCGCCGCCGCGTTCGGCCGGGCACTGGCCGGAACCCACGCGGCCGGGGCCGCGGCGTTCGGCGCGCCGCCGGAGGGATGGAGCGGCCCGAACTTCATCGGCCGCCGGCGCCAGAGTGCGGAGCCCACCGCGACGTGGGGTGCCTTCTACGCCGCGCAGCGCGTGCTGCCCTTCCTGGCGCCAGCCGTGGCGGCGGGGAACCTCCGCCCCGAGGACGCTGCGACCGTGCAGCGCGCGTGCGCGGTGGTCGCGGCGGGGGCGTTCGACGACGACGAAGAACCCGCACGAGTGCATGGGGATCTGTGGAACGGGAACGTGCTGTGGTCGGGCGAGGAGGTCGTGCTCATCGACCCCGCCGCCCACGGCGGGCATCGTGAGACCGATCTGGCGATGCTCGATCTGTTCGGCTGCCCGTTCCTGGATGTGATCCGCGACGCCTACGACGCCCGCGCCCCGTTGCGGGCGGGGTGGGAGGACCGCATACCGGTGCACCAGCTGCATCCGCTCGCCGTGCACGCCGCCGGCCACGGCCCCTCGTACGGCCGTGCTCTCACGGAGGCAGCCGTGCACACCCTGGCCCTCGCCGGGTGA
- a CDS encoding DUF5302 domain-containing protein, with the protein MSTEDKPAGSASDEMKRKFREALDKKNAASRSGEAHLDGDSSVHGTHGAVSSKREFRRKSG; encoded by the coding sequence ATGAGCACTGAGGACAAGCCTGCGGGCAGCGCATCCGACGAGATGAAGCGAAAGTTCCGCGAGGCGCTCGACAAGAAGAACGCCGCCAGCCGATCGGGCGAGGCTCACCTGGACGGCGACTCCTCCGTCCACGGCACGCACGGCGCGGTCAGCTCCAAGCGCGAGTTCCGCCGCAAGAGCGGCTGA
- a CDS encoding acyltransferase family protein, whose product MSDATAPGNPDPTTGATPAVRPRRRVPFWDNARFACIVVVVLGHAVQRLTYDSDIALGLYLLIYAFHMPAFALISGYFSKAGTPTRLQMARVLTDILVPYAIFEALWTLTKWLVEGQANPNPTQPSWTLWFLVALGIFRVVLPYLALLRWPLLWTVVISVGVGYLPNIDSTFALTRTLGLLPFFTLGWWLRENDIVERLGLLRRRPWWVITGSIATFVAAALACWYFVDVWRDVDLRSWLFYDTAYGEMVGPQWWAGGVRMLLLAVALLLCTAFFALLPRRQMWWTRFGQYTMYVYLLHSFVLYPFRESGILRDAEPTWLWLPLVIVASVLIALALATRPVRRVFRPLIEPRPGWLFADPALASRDGWRNDPTGSRRPREGTPRGKSQGGSEGGR is encoded by the coding sequence ATGAGCGACGCGACCGCCCCTGGGAATCCTGATCCGACCACCGGCGCGACGCCCGCCGTGCGGCCACGGCGGCGCGTTCCCTTCTGGGACAACGCCCGCTTCGCGTGCATCGTGGTGGTCGTGCTGGGGCACGCCGTGCAGCGCCTCACCTACGACTCCGACATCGCGCTGGGCCTGTACCTCCTGATCTATGCGTTCCACATGCCCGCCTTCGCACTGATCTCCGGGTACTTCTCCAAGGCCGGCACCCCCACGCGCCTCCAGATGGCGCGGGTGCTGACCGACATCCTGGTGCCGTACGCGATCTTCGAGGCGCTGTGGACGCTGACCAAGTGGCTCGTGGAGGGTCAGGCGAACCCCAATCCGACCCAGCCGTCGTGGACGCTGTGGTTCCTGGTGGCGCTGGGGATCTTCCGGGTCGTGCTCCCCTACCTCGCCCTCCTGCGCTGGCCCCTTCTGTGGACGGTCGTCATCTCCGTCGGCGTGGGCTACCTGCCCAACATCGACTCGACCTTCGCACTCACGCGCACGCTGGGACTGCTGCCGTTCTTCACGCTGGGCTGGTGGCTGCGGGAGAACGACATCGTCGAGCGCCTGGGGCTGCTGCGCCGGCGCCCGTGGTGGGTGATCACGGGATCGATCGCGACCTTCGTGGCGGCGGCGCTGGCCTGCTGGTACTTCGTGGACGTCTGGCGCGACGTCGACCTGCGCTCATGGCTGTTCTACGACACCGCATACGGCGAGATGGTGGGCCCGCAGTGGTGGGCAGGCGGGGTGCGGATGCTGCTGCTGGCGGTCGCGCTCCTGCTGTGCACGGCGTTCTTCGCGCTGCTCCCCCGCCGCCAGATGTGGTGGACCCGCTTCGGCCAGTACACGATGTACGTCTACCTGCTGCACTCGTTCGTGCTGTACCCGTTCCGCGAGTCGGGGATCCTCCGTGACGCCGAGCCGACATGGCTGTGGCTCCCGCTGGTGATCGTGGCCAGCGTGCTCATCGCGCTGGCCCTGGCGACCCGCCCCGTCCGCCGCGTGTTCCGCCCACTCATCGAACCCCGCCCCGGGTGGCTGTTCGCCGACCCCGCCCTCGCCTCCCGCGATGGCTGGCGCAACGACCCCACCGGTTCGCGGCGCCCGCGCGAGGGCACGCCGCGCGGGAAGTCGCAGGGCGGGAGCGAAGGAGGCCGGTAA
- the rpsO gene encoding 30S ribosomal protein S15, translating to MPLESDAKKAIIEEYATHPGDTGSPEVQVAMLTQRIKDLTEHLKEHKHDHHSRRGLFLMVGQRRRLLGYLQDIDIARYRSLIERLGLRR from the coding sequence ATGCCACTCGAGTCTGACGCTAAGAAGGCGATCATCGAAGAGTACGCGACGCACCCCGGTGACACCGGATCCCCCGAGGTGCAGGTCGCGATGCTGACGCAGCGCATCAAGGACCTCACCGAGCACCTCAAGGAGCACAAGCACGACCACCACTCACGTCGTGGTCTGTTCTTGATGGTGGGTCAGCGCCGTCGTCTGCTCGGCTACCTCCAGGACATCGACATCGCGCGCTACCGCTCGCTGATCGAGCGTCTGGGGCTCCGCCGCTAA
- a CDS encoding LLM class flavin-dependent oxidoreductase encodes MQFGIMTVSDITEDPTTGRTPSEAERIQATLQIARHAEEVGLDVFALGEHHNPPFWSSSPTTTLAYIAAQTERLILTTSTTLITTNDPVKIAEDFAMLQHVAGGRVDLMLGRGNTGPVYPWFGKDIRQGLPLTIENYDLLHRLWSEDVVDWEGKFRTPLQGFTSTPRPLDGVPPFVWHGSIRTPEIAEQAAYYGNGFFANNIFWPKEHYQRLITLYRERFAHYDHGTPEQAIVGLGGQVFMRANSQDAVREFRPYFDNAPVYGHGPSLEDFTEMTPLTVGSPQQVIDRYAAMRDTFGDYQRQLFLMDHAGLPLKTVLEQLDILGGEVVPVLRRELAQNRPASVPDAPTHANLVAAAYGDGVPREARPKANRGDNLTDGSPYRDAAASAGSAFGAAAARTGA; translated from the coding sequence ATGCAGTTCGGCATCATGACGGTGAGCGACATCACCGAGGATCCGACGACCGGTCGCACCCCCAGCGAAGCCGAGCGCATCCAGGCGACGCTTCAGATCGCCCGCCATGCCGAGGAGGTCGGTCTCGACGTCTTCGCGCTCGGCGAGCACCACAATCCGCCGTTCTGGTCGTCCTCGCCGACGACGACCCTCGCGTACATCGCGGCTCAGACCGAGCGGCTGATCCTCACGACCTCCACGACGCTCATCACCACGAACGACCCGGTCAAGATCGCCGAGGACTTCGCGATGCTGCAGCACGTCGCAGGCGGGCGGGTCGACCTCATGCTCGGGCGCGGCAACACGGGCCCGGTGTACCCCTGGTTCGGCAAGGACATCCGCCAGGGCCTGCCGCTGACGATCGAGAACTACGACCTGCTGCACCGCCTGTGGAGCGAAGACGTCGTGGACTGGGAGGGGAAGTTCCGCACGCCGTTGCAGGGCTTCACCTCGACGCCCCGCCCGCTGGACGGCGTGCCTCCGTTCGTGTGGCACGGATCCATCCGCACGCCCGAGATCGCCGAGCAGGCCGCCTATTACGGCAACGGATTCTTCGCCAACAACATCTTCTGGCCGAAGGAGCACTACCAGCGCCTCATCACGCTGTACCGCGAGCGCTTCGCCCACTATGACCACGGCACGCCCGAGCAGGCGATCGTGGGCCTGGGCGGACAGGTGTTCATGCGTGCGAACTCGCAGGACGCCGTGCGGGAGTTCCGCCCCTACTTCGACAACGCCCCCGTCTACGGACACGGTCCGAGCCTGGAGGACTTCACCGAGATGACCCCGCTGACCGTCGGCTCCCCTCAGCAGGTCATCGACCGCTACGCCGCCATGCGCGACACCTTCGGCGACTACCAGCGTCAGCTGTTCCTGATGGATCACGCCGGCCTGCCGCTGAAGACGGTGCTCGAGCAGCTCGACATCCTCGGCGGCGAGGTCGTGCCGGTGCTCCGCCGGGAGCTCGCGCAGAACCGCCCCGCGTCGGTGCCGGATGCGCCCACCCATGCCAACCTCGTCGCGGCCGCGTACGGTGACGGCGTGCCCCGCGAAGCGCGTCCCAAGGCCAACCGCGGCGACAACCTCACCGACGGCTCGCCCTACCGTGACGCCGCCGCATCCGCCGGGAGCGCCTTCGGCGCCGCGGCCGCGCGGACGGGGGCCTGA